Genomic DNA from Synergistaceae bacterium:
TACAGAAGCAGTCAAACCAGTAATGAAACGCCGTGTAACTTCAGGAACGACGGGGATTATTCGGCGGGGTATGAGATTCTAAGTATTTATACTCTTGTTTACCCTGCTAAAATCTTACTTAAGATATTTTTTGAAGAGAGAAGAATTTAATTGTGTAGTTCGATTATAGTACAAAATTTAGGGCCATTAAAAAATGTTTCTATAGACTTATCAGCTGAATTTTCTGTGATAATTGGTCCACAGGCATCTGGTAAAAGTACGTTGGGCAAAATTATATACTTTTGCAAAAAAATTCGGGACTATGCAATTGAGTTTGTTAGTAATGAAGATATGTTCCTCTCTAATTTATCTTATGATGATATATACAAATCTTTCTTAAGGAGTCTTCATAAAAAGTATCTTGAAAATTTTGATTTTGGGAAAACAGAATATGAGGATTTTCTAATAAAATACAATTACGATGAAAATAATTTTATTCTAATTAATTTAGATAATGAAAAAAATATAATATTTGAATTTTCACGTGAAATAGAGGCAAGGTTAAAAAGTTTCTTCAGTGGCGTGAGAGAATTTAATTTGGACAATATGAAACGAGAAGGAGAGGAATGGAAATTTACATTTCGGGATTTCTGGCAGCGTTTAGAAGCACAGCAGTTTAGAGAAAAATTTTTAAAGGATAGCGTATTTCATGATGACTCTGAAATTATATATGTACCTGCCGGACGTGGTATATTTTCTATTTTGGCTGATCAATTAAGTGTTGCAAGTGGTTTAAATTTTGGATTGCCTATTATAGATTTTATTAAGCGTGTACAAGCTGCAAAGGCTCGATTTAAGAAAAATCTTGATAAAGTTGTTGAGGATTATGCAAAGACAGATAGAGAACCGGTGAACAATGATGATTTACAACTTGCGCAAGATATAATCAGGAAAATTTTAAAAGCTGACTATGTTAATGACACTGATGGAGAAAAACTCTATTTTGATTCTAATAATTGGGTAAGGTTGATTTACGGCTCATCGGGACAGCAGGAAGCATTATGGATATTGCTGTTAATGTTTTCTTTGATTCTCGAACATAAGAAAGCGTTTGTTATTCTTGAGGAACCTGAAGCAAATGTTTATCCCAATGCGCAATTAGATATAATAAAATTAATAGCTCTGACTTTGAACTCTACGAAGAGTAAATTCTTTATTACAACGCACAGTCCTTATATAATGACTTCTGCAAACCTGTTAATTCATTCTGGACAAGTTGAGAATAAGATTATTAACGATAATGGAGATTCAATTATTCCCAAACAGTTACGTATAAATCCAGAAGTTACAGCGGCTTATAAAATTACAGATTCAAAAAATGAAATACATAATATACGAGACCAGGAAACAGGTATGTTTGACGCATCAGAAATTGATACTATTTCTGATATTATAGGGGAAGCGACAGATAAACTTATAGATTTAGAAATAGAGCATGAATGTAGAGAATAAATTATGATTTGCAAAGAAGAGCTGAAAATATGCATAGTTACGCCACAAAATAAATATGATAGGTGTAAAAATTGCTGTCAAAAGCGCAGTGATTCGAAAATTAAATGTCAAGAAAGAGAAAGTAGCTATATACTAGAAAATAATGATCGTATTCCTGTGATAGTGTTTCGTGTTGACGGCGGAGTCGTTTGTAATGAAGAAAGCTGTAAAAAGTGTGATTATATTTATTATATAAGTAACACTAAAGCGTCCACAGTAATATTTATTGAACTTAAAGGCAGTGATTATGAGGAAGCATTGAAGCAAATAGAAAATTCCGTAAAACTTTTTAAAGGAGCTTTTTCCGGTTCAAAATTTTATGCAAGGATTGTTTGTACTAGATTTCCTAACATAAATAATAATCCTACAAGCAGAAAAATAAAGACATTTCTCAAGGAACAAAAAATTAATTTAGATAATGGGAAATTTACAATGAAAGAGTCAATAAAAGATTTGTTAAAATAAATATTTTAAACGCTTCGATTTCGAGGCGGTTAACTAGAATCAATCACATTTCCGAAATGGTATGAACACTCAAACGCGTCAATGCCCTATTTTAGCGCATTCATGGAATAAAAATTTTTATAAGCGTTTCGGTTTCGTTCGGATAAATGAAATATTGCCCTGTTGTTGTCGAATTATGCAGACAGCGTGGGGCGTTTTTTATGGGAGAAATACAATCATGACAGCAAAAGAAAAATTATACTTATTAGAATCACGCCTTACACTGTATCTCAAAGCAGAAAAGGCTATTCTTTCAGGACAAAGCTACGAGGTCGAGGGCCTCAAATTAACGCGCGCAAACCTGAAAGACGTTCAGACAATGATAACGAAATTACAGGCCGATATTTCAGCACTAGAGCAGCAAATCAAGAGACGGCCTAAATTCAGGGTTGTGAGACCGGGATGGTGAGAAAAATTAAGAGATTCACAAATTCGGGCTACTCCCACTACGGAGCAAGCCGCACAAAACCGAGTGTTTCGGGCTGGTTCTCGAATTCCAAATCTCCAGCTGAAGACATCACAGACAATCTCGAATTACTGCGCGAACGTTCACGGGATTTATACGCAGGCGGAGGGCCTCTCGGTCGCGGTGCAATAGACAGAATCGTGTTAAATTCAGTCGGGCCGGGCTTAACTCTCAATTGCAGGATCGGCGCAGAAAGTCTCGGACTCACTGAAGAACAAGCAGCAGAATGGGAACAGAACACCGAGCGCGAATTTTCTTTCTGGGCAGAGAGCAAAAATTGCGACATCACGCGTTATATGAATTTCTACGAGCTTCAGTCTTTGTGCTTCAAGTCCGTATTGCTCAACGGCGACGCGGTTGTGTTACTGCCAATGCGCAGGATAAAAAATTTCCCGTACGATTTGAGAGTCTCTCTCATTGAGGGCGACAGGCTTCATGACCCGTTTTTCAAGCCCTATGGTGTATTAATTGACGGAGGAGTCGAATTTAACGAGGACGGCACACCGACAGCGTATCACATTGCGAATCGTCATCCAGACAGCGAATTAACCGGACAAAAACGGCTTGAATATATACGAATCCCGGCATTTGGGCATTTATCAGGACGCAGAAATATTTTGCACCTGTTACCATTTGAGCGAATCGGACAGCACAGAGGAGTCCCGTTCTTAGCACCCGTAATCGAGACTCTAAAGCAATTAGGCCGTTATTCTGACGCTGAATTAATGGCGGCTGTTATCGGGGGAATATTCGCGATTTTCTTCGAGCATGAACCACGAGACGAGAACGATACAGATTTAGGCGCAGAAAATTACGCCAGCGATTTGGGAGTTCAAGAAGGCGGAGAGCTCGAGGACTGGCGCAAAACTGTTGAGTCTCTCGGAGTAAATGACATGTACGGAATGATTGCAGATTTGCCGCTGAGAACTAAGCCCGTTTCTGTCTCACCTGCAAGGCCGAACACAGCATTTGACGCGTTTGTTATGTCTCTTGTACGTCAGATCGGGAGCGCGCTGGGTATTCCGGCAGAAGTCTTATTCTTAAATTTTGAGAGCTCCTACAGTGCGTCAAGAGGTGCGTTGCTTGAGGCGTGGAAATTATTTAATTATTGGCGCAAATGGTGGTCAAATAATTTCTGTCAGCCGATTTACGAAGAGTGGTTGTGTGAAGCGGTCTTAAAGGGGCGAGTCAAGGCTCCGGGATTCTTTGATGATCCTATGATTCGTTATGCTTATTCATGGGCAGAATGGAACGGGCCGAGTCAAGGGCAGTTAGACCCCGTCAAAGAAGTCAACGCGGCAATTTTACGCGTAGAAAACGGCTTCAGCACAAGACAGCGCGAAACTTCAGAATTAACCGGCGGAGATTGGGAATTGAATCACCGTCAACGCGTCAAAGAAGAAAAATTACGGCGTGAGGCAGGTTTTACAGATACAGGCACAATCAAAGATACTGACTCGGACGATGAAGACAGCAAAGACAGGAGTCAATCATGAATTACGGCGAAATAGTGCAGCTCGGCAGACATAGACTCATGTGCGGGGACGGATAACGTGCTACAGTGAAAACACTTAACGGCAAAGTCAAAGGCGAAAACCTTTTTGCAAACGGGGCCGTTTGTATGTCATCAGCTGCTTCCGTTGGTCGCAGCATAAAACACGTACGAAATAATTAACTCTCTGACAAAAAATTTTATTATCTGGGCGGTCAGTATTTCGCTGATTTCTTGCCGATTAGTGGCGGGTGGTTATTCTGGGATAAGTTAAGGCCGAACACTTTAGATTTCGGGAGCGGTGAACTTGCTTATAATTCATGCTCTAACGTCGTGAAAAAATACGCTCAAAAATGGAACGGCGCAATCAGAGAAGGAAGCAAAAATTTAAATCCTCAGCCGTTATTCCACCCTACACAAAAGCCCGTTGAACTCCACATGAAAATTTTGCAGGACTTCAGCAAAGAAAATGATATTATTCTTGACTGTTTCGGAGGCTCAGGAACGACTCTAATTGCGTGTGAAATGACCGGCCGTACATGTCTAATGATGGAAATTTCCCCGCAATATTGCGACATAATTTGCGACAGATACAACAAATTAACCGGATTAAGACTATTCGATTATTAACGAAATAAAAGAAGGTGCAGCAGAAATTGTTTAAAGTTACAGCAATGGCCAATAACGAGGCTGAAATTTTGCTTTATGACCAGATAGCAGACTTTGACTCTGATAAATGGGGACTCATCAGCGCAAAGGGTCTCATAAATAAAATTAAGGACTTAGGCAAAATCGACAACATGACTCTGCGAATTAACAGTGTCGGCGGTGATGTTTTCGAGGCTCAGGCGATTTACAGCTATCTCCAGTCCCACCCCGCAAATATCACGGTCAAAATTGACGGTCTCGCGGCGAGTGCAGCAAGTGTTATAGCTATGGCAGGCGATAAAGTCATAATGCCCAGAAATACGCTCATGATGATTCACAATCCTGCGGGCGGTGTATGGGGACAATCTGACGACATGCGCGACACAGCAGAAATTCTTGACAAGATTCGCGACACTATAGCAAATGTCTATATCGCTAAAACAGGACTTGAACGCGAAAAAATTATTTCAATGATGGACGCTGAAACATGGATGGACGCTGACGAGGCTTTAAATCTCAAATTCTGCGACGAAATCAGCGAACCCGTGAAAATTTCAGCAATGGCAACTAAAACCGGCGGATTTGTCTGCATGAATAAATCAGGTTTTGCACGACTCGATGACTTCATGAGAGAAAAATTACCAGCAAATTTTATACAGGAGGAGAACTCAACAATGCCAGAACAAATAACAAATTCAACAAATACACAGCAGGACGAAATAAAAAGCTCGTTCGAGGCAGGTTACAAAAAGGGAATTGAGGCAGAACGCGAAAGAATTAAATTACTCGACAGTCTCAACGCTCCAGGACGTGAAGAAATCATCAGCAGAGCCAAATACGACGAGCCAAAAGACGCGCGGGATATAGCAATTGATTTACTTCAGGCCGATAAAAATCTTCAGACACTCAACGCAATGAGTCAGGACTCGCAGGCAGTCAATAAAGCGTTAGAACCTCAGCCGACACCGAACGCTGAACAGGACAGACAACGAATTACAGATTTAATTGCGAATAACATAAACTCTTTGAGGGGGTATTAACAATGGCAGAAGCTACACAGGCAGAATTACAGCTCATAAAAAACGCGGGGTCAGCTCCTCCGCCTGATAATTTAATCGCAAGTCCAAGCGGGGCTATTCATGTAGATTTAGCAAAAATTTCTACTCAAGGCGAATTTAAGCGCGGGACTCTTTTCATGGCAGGTGCAGACGGTTATATCCCGGCAACACAGGCAGGACTCACGACCGCAAATAATTTCTGCATATTATGCGATGATATTACAATCGGCGAGAATGAATTTATAGAGACTCCGGCATACTTTGAGGGAGATTTTCACGACTCGGAAGTTATTTTTGCGTTCGAGACAGAAAATGACGATCACGACTCAATTATTGAACTAGCACGAGAGCCGCTCAGGAAATGCAAAATTTTCTTACGGCACAGCCACATATAAAAATTTTTCTCCTGTTTACTTTTCTAGAGGGTGAGAGATTAAGGAAAAATGACAGCTCCGATTTTCTCTCATTCTCTACCCTTCTTAGGGGCAGGAGAGACACGTTTTAGCAGTTAGTCAGTCAGATATTTACTCATAGTTAGGGGGCTTCGGCCTCCTTTTTTATTGGAAGGAGAAAAAATTACATGCAAGATTTTTACGATCCAAAAACTTTGGCGGGAGCCATCAAGAAAACTATTCCGCTGAAAATTTTTTTAGAGATTAGATTCTCTGACAATGTTGTAATAATTTTTCCGGTTGAAGCTGTAACGATCGAATTTCAAGAGGGCAAAAGAAAACTCGCACCCTACGTCAACGCACGAATCTGTTCTGAAAATATCGAGCGTGAGGGCTATGAGCGCAAAACTTTCAGAGCACCGTTAGTCGCACCGAACAGAGTCATAACTAATGACACTCTCGCACAAAAATTACTTGGCGAGTCAGAATGGAACTCAGGACTCACTCCGGAAGACCGAGCAGCAAAAATCGCAGCACAGGACATAATCGAGCTTCAAGACACAATCTGGAGGCGTGAAGAGTATATGTGTGCTCGTGTAAAGCAGGACGGTAAACTCACAATTAAGGGACGAGGCGTGAATCAAGTTGTAGATTACGGTTTCGAGAACATCACAGCCCTTGACGCTTCAGACAGGTGGACAGAAAATTTTGATATTGCCGGACAGTTAAGCCGAATAGCTATTGAAATGAGCAAAGATGGAATTAACCCCGATATGATTATTCTAGGAATTGACGCGGCTACAATGCTGTTGAAGAATAAAAAATTTCTCGAAATGCTTGACAACCGCAGAGTCGAAATCGGCGAAATAAGACCGTCAGAACTTGAAAGCGGAGTAAGTTATCTCGGCCGCATGATTGTTCCGGGCGCGTCGTTCGATCTCATGATGTACACTGAATGGTACCCGATCGAGGACGAAAACGGCAAGCCAGCATTAAAGCCGATAGTTGACCCTGAGACCGTCATAATTCAGTCAAGCAAAGAGAAAAACTCAATGCTTTACGGCGTAATAACTCACATTGACAAGGACGGAAATTTTGTCAGTCATATGGATTCATATGTTCCGCGTACATGGTTCACGGAAAATCCATCGCAAAAATTCGTGGAAATATCTTCCCGGCCTCTTCCTATGCCGCATGATTTAAAGTCGTGGCACGTGCTGAAGGGCGTTATTACAGGTGCGATATGATAATACTGAAAAATGCTAGATTTATATCTGGATCACGCGTTTACAAGTCCGGCGATTCTGTCCCTGATAATCCCATTACGCGGGGACTCGTCGAAAAAGGTTTTGCCGTTATTGCTAATGACAGACCAACGACAAAGCGCGAGAAGTCAGAAGCTCCACGAAAAAATGATGAAGTCAATTCATGATATTTACGCGCGAGATGAAACTTTCATTGATGAATTTGCGCATGACCTTGATGACTGCGCCGTCTGGTTCAATGAGTCAGAGTTCGCAAGATTTCACACGATAGGCACGAAAAAAATTCTCTCGATTTTCCTAAAATATGCGTCGAGTCAGAATATCCCCTACAGAGCAGGCCGAGACGATAACCCCGAAGGAGTCGTAAAATCGCTAGGGACTCTCTATTGCCGAGTGAAAGATATTAAGGGAAATTTTACAGCGGACTCACAAATAAAATTGGACGGCAAATTATACAGAATCGCAGAAGCAAGCATATTACAAGATCAAGTGTGGCGCGTTACGTTGGAGGCGAATAAATAAATGCCAGCGTCAATAAATATCGATTTTGACACGGGAGCACTTGTCCGAGCAGGAGTCTTACTCAACACAGCACCAGAAAAAATAAAAATTGCCGTCTCTCATGCTGTGAATCGTTCGCTAGAGTCATTCAAGACAGCAAGTTTACGAGAGACCGCAAAAAAATATTTCGTCAAGCAGAAAGACTTACGAGACAGCATAACCGTTAAGAAATCTTACGGCGGGGAAATGAACGGAGCAGTTATTTCACGAGGAACGCGCAAACCTTTGTCAGAATATCAGCTATCACCCCGCAAAAATCCCGCTAAACCGGGCAGTGTTCGAGGTGCAGTCAAACGGGCAGGAGGATTAAAGCCTATACCGCCTGCTTTTTTGTTCGCTAGAGGAGGCAATATTTACGCGGCAATCAGAGACCCTACACGAATTAGAACGCTCATGAGTCCGTCTGTACCGCAATTAATCAAGAACAAAGAAACCGTTGCAGAAGGCGAGAAAAAAGCGCGTGAAACATTCACACAAAGGCTTGAGCATGAATTAAAGCGTGCTGGTGTCCTGCTGTGAGAAAATATAAACCCTATATGCGCGCAGGTACAGGCTTATGGGCATTGGATCGAGGAGAAGGAATGACAGCTTTAAATTTACTTGACGCGCTTGTGTCAAGATTGAAAGAATTATTTGCAGGCTACGAACTTCAGGCGAAAAGCGGATTACTGCAAACCGTGAAAGTTTTTGCGCAATACCTCCCGCAGCCCTCAAGCCCTGAAGTAAACGACGACGAGACAGACTCAATTACTGAACCTCAAGGCTACACACCTGATGACATAGAGAATAATTTTCCCTGCGTTATCGTTAAGGTCGATGAAATGACTGACAAGGAAGAAGGCACCCTCGACGCAACACGAATCAATGTGCGCATTCTTGCAGGAATTTACGACGAGTCGCCCGACTGTCAGGGTTATCGCGATGTCATGAATATTATCGAGGTCGTAAGGCAGGATTTATTAACAATGCCAGCAAGAGTGTTAGCTAAGAGATACAGACTCGAAATGCCTCTGAAAAGTTACGTGTTTGAGGATCAGCCATGGCCGATTTATTTCGGGCAGATTGAGTCAACGTGGGAGACAGGACGGCCGTTAATGCCGAAAGCAACAACACTGTAAATGCAAAGTCAAAGGCAAAACCTTTTTACCACCGGTGCCAGCAGAAAAATGCGTACAAAATAATTAATTGAGAGTTGCAAAAATTACATAATGTGATAAAAATAATTTCACCCGGACTATACGGTATACAATCCGGGTGAAAAAAATAATAGAAAACGAGGAGATTATACCATGTCTATGCGTGAGTTAGTATTCAAATTCCCTGTAGCAGTATTAAACAAGGAATCACGCCCGCAATTTTCATCACATATCGAGATTCAAGTTACCGATCGGGAGTTACCGTTCACGATTGAGTCGGAAATTATCCGCATTATGAGAGAATATTTCCCGGTCAAGAAAAAAGAGCCGAAAACGCAGGCAATTGACCCGGCCTCAATTTTGAGTGCGGGAGAACTCGGAGTCATCGAACATAACGGGCGAGTCATGGTCGATTCGGTGTCGCTCGCAAAAGTTTTCGGGAAGAATCACAAGGACGTTCTAAGAGCTATCAGAAATCTTGATTGCAGTCAAGAATTTACTAAGCGCAATTTTACGCCCAGCTCGTACACGGACAGCACCGGAAGAAAATTAGCCGCCTATTACATGACGCGCGACGGATTCACTTTTCTTGTGATGGGCTTCACGGGAACAATAGCAGCGAAATTCAAAGAAGCCTACATCAACGCATTCAACGCGATGGAAGAGGCATTAAAGCAAAGGAAAGACTCGGGGCTCCCGAAATTGAGTCTGAGTCAGGCCGACATTGACAAATTTGACAACTCAACACCTTTTACAGCTGACATGACAGCAGAGGAGCTAGCAGACCATGACGGAAAATAACGCAATTCAAATTTTCAGCTACGAAAATAAACAAGTAAGAACTATAGAGAAGGACGGCGCAATTTGGTTTGTCGCAAAAGATGTGTGCGATATTCTGGAAATTGAGAATGTAACAAAGGCTTTATACGGTCTTGACGAGGATGAGCTGACCTTACTAAAAGTTAGGGCAGGTGGTCAAGATAGAGAAATGAACGCAATTACGGAGTCGGGAGTGTACGCGCTAGTGTTCAGGAGCAGAAAACCGGAGGCAAAGAGATTTTCCCGCTGGGTACGCAGTGAAGTGCTGCCGTCGATAAGGAAGAACGGATTTTACGCAACACCAGAGGCCGCCGAAAAAATATTAAACGACCCTGATATATTCATTGAAGTATTACAGGCGTTGAAGTCTGAACGCGAGAAGACCGCCGAACTTGAGACCGAGAAAAAACAGCTCGAAGCACAGGCAGTAATTGACAAACCGAAAGTTTTATTTGCTGACAGTGTGAGCGCGAGTGATGACT
This window encodes:
- a CDS encoding AAA family ATPase; protein product: MCSSIIVQNLGPLKNVSIDLSAEFSVIIGPQASGKSTLGKIIYFCKKIRDYAIEFVSNEDMFLSNLSYDDIYKSFLRSLHKKYLENFDFGKTEYEDFLIKYNYDENNFILINLDNEKNIIFEFSREIEARLKSFFSGVREFNLDNMKREGEEWKFTFRDFWQRLEAQQFREKFLKDSVFHDDSEIIYVPAGRGIFSILADQLSVASGLNFGLPIIDFIKRVQAAKARFKKNLDKVVEDYAKTDREPVNNDDLQLAQDIIRKILKADYVNDTDGEKLYFDSNNWVRLIYGSSGQQEALWILLLMFSLILEHKKAFVILEEPEANVYPNAQLDIIKLIALTLNSTKSKFFITTHSPYIMTSANLLIHSGQVENKIINDNGDSIIPKQLRINPEVTAAYKITDSKNEIHNIRDQETGMFDASEIDTISDIIGEATDKLIDLEIEHECRE
- a CDS encoding phage portal protein, translating into MVRKIKRFTNSGYSHYGASRTKPSVSGWFSNSKSPAEDITDNLELLRERSRDLYAGGGPLGRGAIDRIVLNSVGPGLTLNCRIGAESLGLTEEQAAEWEQNTEREFSFWAESKNCDITRYMNFYELQSLCFKSVLLNGDAVVLLPMRRIKNFPYDLRVSLIEGDRLHDPFFKPYGVLIDGGVEFNEDGTPTAYHIANRHPDSELTGQKRLEYIRIPAFGHLSGRRNILHLLPFERIGQHRGVPFLAPVIETLKQLGRYSDAELMAAVIGGIFAIFFEHEPRDENDTDLGAENYASDLGVQEGGELEDWRKTVESLGVNDMYGMIADLPLRTKPVSVSPARPNTAFDAFVMSLVRQIGSALGIPAEVLFLNFESSYSASRGALLEAWKLFNYWRKWWSNNFCQPIYEEWLCEAVLKGRVKAPGFFDDPMIRYAYSWAEWNGPSQGQLDPVKEVNAAILRVENGFSTRQRETSELTGGDWELNHRQRVKEEKLRREAGFTDTGTIKDTDSDDEDSKDRSQS
- a CDS encoding site-specific DNA-methyltransferase, with the translated sequence MPISGGWLFWDKLRPNTLDFGSGELAYNSCSNVVKKYAQKWNGAIREGSKNLNPQPLFHPTQKPVELHMKILQDFSKENDIILDCFGGSGTTLIACEMTGRTCLMMEISPQYCDIICDRYNKLTGLRLFDY
- a CDS encoding Clp protease ClpP, which codes for MFKVTAMANNEAEILLYDQIADFDSDKWGLISAKGLINKIKDLGKIDNMTLRINSVGGDVFEAQAIYSYLQSHPANITVKIDGLAASAASVIAMAGDKVIMPRNTLMMIHNPAGGVWGQSDDMRDTAEILDKIRDTIANVYIAKTGLEREKIISMMDAETWMDADEALNLKFCDEISEPVKISAMATKTGGFVCMNKSGFARLDDFMREKLPANFIQEENSTMPEQITNSTNTQQDEIKSSFEAGYKKGIEAERERIKLLDSLNAPGREEIISRAKYDEPKDARDIAIDLLQADKNLQTLNAMSQDSQAVNKALEPQPTPNAEQDRQRITDLIANNINSLRGY
- a CDS encoding major capsid protein; the encoded protein is MQDFYDPKTLAGAIKKTIPLKIFLEIRFSDNVVIIFPVEAVTIEFQEGKRKLAPYVNARICSENIEREGYERKTFRAPLVAPNRVITNDTLAQKLLGESEWNSGLTPEDRAAKIAAQDIIELQDTIWRREEYMCARVKQDGKLTIKGRGVNQVVDYGFENITALDASDRWTENFDIAGQLSRIAIEMSKDGINPDMIILGIDAATMLLKNKKFLEMLDNRRVEIGEIRPSELESGVSYLGRMIVPGASFDLMMYTEWYPIEDENGKPALKPIVDPETVIIQSSKEKNSMLYGVITHIDKDGNFVSHMDSYVPRTWFTENPSQKFVEISSRPLPMPHDLKSWHVLKGVITGAI
- a CDS encoding Rha family transcriptional regulator, with the translated sequence MREYFPVKKKEPKTQAIDPASILSAGELGVIEHNGRVMVDSVSLAKVFGKNHKDVLRAIRNLDCSQEFTKRNFTPSSYTDSTGRKLAAYYMTRDGFTFLVMGFTGTIAAKFKEAYINAFNAMEEALKQRKDSGLPKLSLSQADIDKFDNSTPFTADMTAEELADHDGK
- a CDS encoding phage antirepressor KilAC domain-containing protein — protein: MTENNAIQIFSYENKQVRTIEKDGAIWFVAKDVCDILEIENVTKALYGLDEDELTLLKVRAGGQDREMNAITESGVYALVFRSRKPEAKRFSRWVRSEVLPSIRKNGFYATPEAAEKILNDPDIFIEVLQALKSEREKTAELETEKKQLEAQAVIDKPKVLFADSVSASDDSILVRDLAKLLRQNGYKTGERLLYAEFRRRGFIMKNSTMPTQKSMNLGLMEIQKTTIQRGDKPSFTAHTTKITGKGQIYFCNMFLNNGEDLS